A single window of Quadrisphaera setariae DNA harbors:
- a CDS encoding cell wall-binding repeat-containing protein — MQATPTPSPPTTTQVRLTALVLAGTLCAVAAGAVLTAGPAHAGVLADVSASQVAAQQAAIAAVQQGTEAERTAKGLDQLHREAALDAVAQKWSDRMAARSDGGAGGSALVHSTSEPAYDYSRTMPAGWRGAAENIAYNSGSGAAMQQMWMGSAGHRANIDNGAFDSVGYGISYDRAGRMWGTVVFGDYYAGAWAGTPSPSPSSSPSASPSATGAAVPTSVVKGDDRYRTGVALAAKVASAPTSAVLVSGERLVDSVPAAPLAKKLGGPLLLTTSGGLSPAVAEMLRATPSIRSVVVVGGEASVSPRVVSELQALGLSVARVAGADRYATALAVAARPELAGSTTAYVARGSGSLADAVAVGGTAAALGAPVLLAPPRAAEVPTALAAAVSGRTVVVVGGAASVPADVATALGADQRLSGDDRYGTAAAVADHAVAKGVATKRVLVASGDDARLADALVSGAAGQVVLLVRPSGWGTATTAWLTGHQVAEALVVGGSTPTR; from the coding sequence GTGCAGGCCACCCCGACGCCCTCGCCGCCGACGACGACGCAGGTGCGCCTCACGGCGCTCGTGCTCGCCGGGACGCTGTGCGCGGTGGCGGCGGGCGCCGTGCTCACCGCCGGCCCGGCGCACGCCGGGGTGCTGGCCGACGTCTCCGCCTCCCAGGTGGCCGCCCAGCAGGCGGCGATCGCCGCCGTCCAGCAGGGCACCGAGGCCGAGCGCACCGCCAAGGGCCTGGACCAGCTCCACCGCGAGGCCGCCCTCGACGCCGTCGCCCAGAAGTGGTCCGACCGGATGGCCGCCAGGTCCGACGGCGGCGCGGGCGGGTCCGCTCTGGTGCACTCCACGTCCGAACCCGCCTACGACTACAGCAGGACGATGCCCGCGGGCTGGCGCGGCGCCGCGGAGAACATCGCCTACAACTCCGGCTCCGGCGCTGCGATGCAGCAGATGTGGATGGGCTCGGCGGGGCACCGCGCCAACATCGACAACGGCGCCTTCGACTCGGTCGGCTACGGCATCTCCTACGACAGGGCCGGCCGCATGTGGGGCACGGTCGTCTTCGGCGACTACTACGCCGGCGCCTGGGCGGGCACCCCCTCGCCGTCGCCGTCGTCGTCCCCCTCCGCCAGCCCGTCCGCCACCGGCGCTGCCGTGCCCACGAGCGTGGTCAAGGGCGATGACCGCTACCGCACCGGCGTCGCGCTGGCCGCGAAGGTGGCCAGCGCGCCGACCTCGGCGGTGCTCGTGTCCGGGGAGCGGCTGGTGGACAGCGTGCCCGCCGCGCCGCTCGCGAAGAAGCTCGGCGGTCCGCTGCTGCTCACCACCTCCGGCGGCCTCTCCCCGGCGGTGGCGGAGATGCTGCGCGCCACGCCGTCGATCAGGTCCGTGGTGGTGGTCGGCGGGGAGGCCAGCGTCTCCCCGAGGGTCGTGTCCGAGCTGCAGGCCCTGGGCCTGTCCGTGGCGCGCGTCGCGGGCGCCGACAGGTACGCCACCGCCCTGGCCGTGGCCGCCCGCCCCGAGCTGGCGGGCAGCACCACCGCGTACGTGGCCCGCGGCAGCGGGTCGCTCGCCGACGCCGTCGCCGTCGGCGGCACCGCCGCCGCGCTCGGCGCCCCCGTGCTGCTGGCTCCGCCGCGCGCCGCGGAGGTGCCCACCGCCCTGGCGGCCGCCGTCAGCGGGCGGACCGTGGTGGTGGTCGGTGGTGCGGCGTCGGTGCCGGCGGACGTCGCGACGGCCCTCGGGGCCGACCAGCGCCTCTCCGGCGACGACCGGTACGGCACCGCTGCGGCGGTGGCCGACCACGCGGTGGCCAAGGGCGTCGCGACCAAGCGCGTGCTCGTGGCCAGCGGCGACGACGCCCGGCTGGCCGACGCCCTCGTCTCCGGCGCCGCCGGCCAGGTGGTGCTGCTGGTGCGCCCCTCCGGGTGGGGCACCGCGACCACCGCCTGGCTCACCGGGCACCAGGTCGCCGAGGCGCTCGTCGTGGGCGGCTCCACCCCCACCCGCTGA
- a CDS encoding DUF6518 family protein has product MRTAVAVGLVAGVVSFAVHDALPALWDRLGDSAALWCLLTWWVGQRVRPLSLLWAGLVGLVTQLCLLVGFYGSLVVLAGRGDDPLRVLQWMGLALLAGPAFGALGALRWSRGWPSSASSALVGAAVALELLLGVVPLLVGALRPPEP; this is encoded by the coding sequence GTGCGCACCGCCGTCGCCGTCGGGCTGGTCGCGGGGGTGGTGAGCTTCGCCGTCCACGACGCCCTGCCCGCGCTGTGGGACCGGCTCGGCGACTCCGCCGCCCTGTGGTGCCTGCTCACCTGGTGGGTCGGGCAGCGCGTGCGGCCGCTGTCCCTGCTGTGGGCGGGGCTCGTGGGGCTGGTCACCCAGCTGTGCCTGCTCGTCGGCTTCTACGGGTCCCTCGTGGTGCTGGCCGGACGGGGTGACGACCCGCTCCGCGTGCTGCAGTGGATGGGGCTGGCCCTGCTCGCCGGGCCGGCGTTCGGAGCGCTCGGCGCGCTCCGGTGGAGCCGCGGCTGGCCGTCCTCAGCGTCCTCCGCGCTGGTCGGGGCGGCCGTCGCCCTGGAGCTGCTGCTCGGCGTCGTCCCGCTGCTGGTGGGTGCGCTGCGCCCGCCGGAGCCGTAA
- a CDS encoding CU044_5270 family protein — MSTAAATLLQARDLVRHSNPVPHAALRDASASPAAQALLRDITSGQRGPLLTAAALAPAPARQAGPGRRWVLAGAAVAGLTAAGVLVRLPGSGTAVAEVPPVLPYALPQGQPAGPVLERIAAAAEALPASKRRRYAYVRTDGWYLSTAVAGGASTSALASTQSETWTAADGRGRSRQVRGPVEVGIVGSRETLDAVLGPPDGGGDGVSERVFGEDGLTLFPPVDVATLPWADPQAWADAVHRHHGTGIPVPVDVVEGVPALFGEQPLQPADRARTWRLVASLPGVADRGPTTDRLGRPGRAITLDDDGSAHGLPVQHLLVVDEVTGQLLEADQVLTTDAGELGLTLPAVQEITVVVSAGWVDDDEQRPAATS, encoded by the coding sequence ATGAGCACGGCCGCCGCCACCCTCCTCCAGGCCCGGGACCTGGTGCGCCACAGCAACCCCGTGCCGCACGCCGCCCTGCGCGACGCCAGTGCCTCGCCCGCAGCGCAGGCCCTGCTGCGGGACATCACCTCCGGCCAGCGGGGTCCCCTCCTCACCGCCGCGGCCCTCGCGCCGGCCCCAGCCCGGCAGGCCGGGCCCGGGCGGCGCTGGGTGCTCGCCGGCGCCGCCGTCGCGGGGCTGACGGCGGCAGGGGTGCTCGTGCGGCTGCCGGGCAGCGGTACCGCGGTCGCCGAAGTGCCACCGGTGCTGCCCTACGCCCTGCCGCAGGGGCAGCCGGCGGGTCCGGTCCTGGAGCGCATCGCCGCCGCAGCGGAAGCCCTGCCCGCCTCGAAGCGGAGGCGCTACGCGTACGTCCGCACGGACGGCTGGTACCTCAGCACCGCGGTCGCGGGGGGAGCGTCGACGTCTGCGCTGGCCTCGACCCAGTCCGAGACGTGGACGGCGGCCGACGGGCGCGGGCGGTCCCGGCAGGTCCGAGGACCTGTCGAGGTCGGCATTGTCGGCAGCCGGGAGACCCTCGACGCAGTGCTCGGCCCTCCGGACGGTGGTGGCGACGGCGTCAGCGAGCGGGTCTTCGGCGAGGACGGTCTCACGCTCTTCCCGCCGGTCGACGTCGCGACGCTGCCCTGGGCAGACCCGCAGGCCTGGGCCGATGCCGTGCACCGGCACCATGGCACAGGCATCCCCGTGCCCGTTGACGTGGTCGAAGGGGTGCCGGCGCTCTTCGGCGAACAGCCGCTCCAGCCCGCCGACAGGGCCCGCACCTGGCGCCTGGTCGCCTCCCTGCCCGGCGTGGCGGACCGCGGTCCGACCACCGACCGGCTCGGGCGGCCCGGCCGGGCCATCACGCTCGACGACGACGGCAGCGCCCACGGCCTGCCCGTGCAGCACCTGCTCGTCGTCGACGAGGTGACGGGGCAGCTGCTCGAGGCCGACCAGGTGCTCACCACCGACGCCGGGGAGCTGGGCCTCACCCTGCCCGCGGTGCAGGAGATCACGGTGGTCGTGTCCGCAGGCTGGGTGGACGACGACGAGCAGCGTCCGGCTGCCACCTCGTGA
- a CDS encoding RNA polymerase sigma factor, whose translation MTEEEFGGLFADHYGAVLGYGLRRVDAATAHDVAAEVFVVAWRRLGAVPEHPRSWLLAVARRVLANELRRRQRLDRLHQRLAETHGDVPPVVVGEPADERLAQALARLRPSDQEVLRLVGWEELDAGEAAEVLGCSRAAFRVRLHRARRRLEEQLRELGPEATGPGRPLVDPVLTPQQTAPAQQRSPR comes from the coding sequence GTGACCGAAGAGGAGTTCGGCGGTCTCTTCGCCGACCACTACGGCGCGGTGCTCGGCTACGGCCTGCGCCGCGTCGACGCGGCGACCGCGCACGACGTGGCCGCCGAGGTGTTCGTCGTCGCCTGGAGACGCCTGGGCGCCGTGCCCGAGCATCCGCGGAGCTGGCTGCTCGCCGTCGCTCGCCGCGTGCTGGCGAACGAGCTGCGGCGGCGCCAGCGGCTGGACCGGCTGCACCAGCGCCTGGCCGAGACGCACGGCGACGTCCCACCCGTCGTGGTGGGCGAACCGGCGGACGAGCGGCTGGCGCAGGCGCTGGCACGGTTGCGCCCGTCCGACCAGGAGGTCCTCCGCCTCGTCGGCTGGGAGGAGCTCGACGCCGGGGAGGCCGCGGAGGTGCTCGGCTGCTCGCGCGCGGCGTTCCGGGTGCGGCTCCACCGGGCTCGCCGCCGACTCGAGGAGCAGCTGCGAGAACTCGGGCCGGAGGCGACCGGTCCTGGCCGTCCTCTCGTCGACCCCGTCCTCACGCCGCAGCAGACCGCGCCAGCCCAGCAGAGGAGCCCCCGATGA
- a CDS encoding nucleotide pyrophosphohydrolase, whose amino-acid sequence MHVSELQQLLRDFSAEREWQRFNTPRNLALALVGEVGEVAELLQWLTDAEAAQIATASGDDAERLRQRAGEEVSDVLAYLLLLADSLGVDVERAFTDKLAANAEKYPVHLARGSAAKYTDL is encoded by the coding sequence GTGCACGTGAGCGAGCTGCAGCAGCTGCTGCGCGACTTCTCCGCAGAGCGGGAGTGGCAGCGGTTCAACACCCCGCGCAACCTGGCGCTGGCGCTGGTCGGGGAGGTCGGCGAGGTGGCCGAGCTGCTGCAGTGGCTCACCGACGCCGAGGCGGCCCAGATCGCCACCGCCTCCGGTGACGACGCGGAGCGGCTGCGCCAGCGCGCCGGGGAGGAGGTCTCCGACGTGTTGGCCTACCTGCTGCTGCTCGCCGACTCCCTGGGGGTGGACGTCGAGCGCGCCTTCACCGACAAGCTGGCGGCCAACGCCGAGAAGTACCCGGTGCACCTGGCCCGCGGCAGCGCTGCGAAGTACACGGACCTCTGA
- a CDS encoding class I SAM-dependent methyltransferase, with product MPSSDHPAARPATSAGSSPAPAEQRRYNASYDEQPEAYESLRAEGHMTRRRVEYFEDVLRRVPGTVLEVGSGTGTLLRRLAGNHPDRRFTGVEPLPNYVDFANGRSKDLGLENVVFEVGTGEALPASVADSSVDLLISVDALHHVDDLDAVIAEASRAAAPGARWRAMEPNRLHPYVYLWHTVTAGERTFDAGDFVRRARAAGWRLVGKDRLYIFPSTVQQVPPWAERLERRLEKVPFLSGGLALDLVKD from the coding sequence ATGCCCTCCAGCGACCACCCGGCCGCTCGGCCCGCGACCTCGGCCGGGTCCTCGCCGGCGCCCGCCGAGCAGCGGCGCTACAACGCCAGCTACGACGAGCAGCCCGAGGCCTACGAGTCCCTGCGCGCCGAGGGGCACATGACCCGGCGCCGGGTCGAGTACTTCGAGGACGTGCTGCGCCGCGTGCCGGGCACCGTGCTCGAGGTGGGCTCCGGCACCGGCACCCTCCTGCGCCGCCTGGCCGGCAACCACCCCGACCGCCGGTTCACCGGGGTGGAGCCGCTGCCCAACTACGTCGACTTCGCCAACGGCCGGTCCAAGGACCTCGGCCTGGAGAACGTCGTCTTCGAGGTCGGCACCGGCGAGGCGCTGCCCGCGAGCGTGGCCGACTCCTCGGTGGACCTGCTCATCAGCGTCGACGCTCTGCACCACGTGGACGACCTCGACGCCGTCATCGCCGAGGCCTCCCGGGCGGCCGCGCCCGGCGCCCGCTGGCGGGCGATGGAGCCCAACCGACTGCACCCCTACGTCTACCTGTGGCACACCGTGACCGCGGGGGAGCGCACGTTCGACGCGGGTGACTTCGTGCGCCGCGCGCGCGCCGCGGGGTGGCGCCTGGTCGGCAAGGACCGCCTCTACATCTTCCCCAGCACCGTCCAGCAGGTGCCGCCGTGGGCCGAGCGCCTCGAGCGCCGCCTGGAGAAGGTGCCCTTCCTGTCCGGGGGGCTCGCGCTCGACCTCGTCAAGGACTGA
- a CDS encoding glycosyltransferase family 39 protein gives MTALLDDPPLPRAATGRSRRDLRSRWLPVLLPALLAAALTAFRYDAKPFWRDEVYTLSTAGRGVGDMMGLLSERDAGLVGYYLLMHPWLAVSEASWWIRLPGAVATVVLVALTAVLARRFAGPWGALVAGAVTALAPAVYLHGQEARPYPMALACVVLTVLLLLRSTHRPRAWLWPALAAVALLAVLLHPLVTLPSVGAAFFAVWLRPGRARRWALVASALPAGLVGVGLVAAGSLQAAERPPAPATLPEFFTFWRLASDVPQLGWPVLALAVVGAVLVLRRRTRHALVLVLWAPMPVLAITTLGLMGGYFNQRYASAALPAIAVLAAVALTALPAGARRLARGRRWAGWVASAAVVALLACLVPAGVHFRQARAGFDDPAGAAEQIAAQAQPGDAVVYVGNVVRPMVEAYYPPGLAGSDRLADPLLVASPEDSDTLGGLEIRRVGDKVDALAPHPRVWLVGSVATATDDLGRTTGNARAVMDGRRLVSSTDHNWLRVELWETPTPDTTGALASQEPPGVAQ, from the coding sequence GTGACCGCGCTCCTCGACGACCCGCCCCTGCCGCGGGCCGCCACCGGCCGCAGCCGCCGCGACCTCCGCTCGCGGTGGCTCCCGGTGCTCCTCCCCGCCCTGCTGGCCGCCGCGCTGACCGCCTTCCGCTACGACGCCAAGCCGTTCTGGCGCGACGAGGTCTACACGCTGAGCACCGCCGGCCGCGGCGTCGGCGACATGATGGGCCTGCTGTCCGAGCGCGACGCCGGCCTGGTCGGCTACTACCTGCTGATGCACCCGTGGCTCGCGGTCAGCGAGGCCTCGTGGTGGATCCGCCTGCCGGGCGCGGTGGCCACCGTCGTCCTCGTGGCGCTCACGGCGGTGCTGGCCCGGCGGTTCGCCGGGCCCTGGGGGGCGCTGGTGGCGGGCGCGGTCACCGCTCTGGCACCGGCGGTGTACCTGCACGGCCAGGAGGCCCGCCCGTACCCGATGGCCCTCGCCTGCGTGGTGCTGACCGTGCTGCTCCTGCTGCGGTCGACCCACCGACCGCGCGCGTGGCTGTGGCCGGCGCTCGCGGCGGTGGCGCTGCTCGCGGTGCTCCTGCACCCGCTGGTGACCCTGCCGTCCGTGGGCGCCGCCTTCTTCGCCGTCTGGCTGCGGCCCGGGCGGGCCCGCCGCTGGGCGCTCGTGGCGAGCGCGCTGCCCGCGGGGCTGGTGGGCGTCGGCCTCGTGGCCGCCGGGTCGCTGCAGGCCGCCGAGCGCCCCCCGGCGCCTGCCACGCTGCCGGAGTTCTTCACCTTCTGGCGCCTCGCCAGCGACGTCCCGCAGCTGGGCTGGCCCGTGCTCGCCCTGGCGGTGGTCGGGGCCGTGCTGGTGCTCCGTCGCCGCACGCGGCACGCCCTCGTCCTGGTGCTGTGGGCGCCGATGCCCGTGCTGGCCATCACCACGCTCGGGCTCATGGGCGGCTACTTCAACCAGCGCTACGCCAGCGCCGCCCTGCCCGCCATCGCCGTGCTGGCGGCCGTGGCGCTGACCGCGCTGCCCGCCGGCGCCCGCCGGCTCGCCCGCGGGCGCCGCTGGGCGGGCTGGGTCGCGTCCGCCGCCGTCGTCGCCCTCCTGGCCTGCCTCGTGCCGGCCGGGGTGCACTTCCGGCAGGCCCGCGCCGGCTTCGACGACCCGGCCGGCGCTGCCGAGCAGATCGCCGCGCAGGCGCAGCCCGGCGACGCTGTGGTCTACGTCGGCAACGTCGTGAGGCCCATGGTGGAGGCGTACTACCCGCCGGGCCTGGCCGGCAGCGACCGCCTGGCGGACCCGCTGCTCGTGGCCTCCCCGGAGGACAGCGACACCCTCGGGGGGCTCGAGATCCGCCGCGTCGGCGACAAGGTCGACGCCCTGGCGCCGCACCCGCGGGTGTGGCTGGTCGGCTCGGTGGCCACGGCCACCGACGACCTGGGCCGCACCACCGGCAACGCGCGGGCCGTGATGGACGGGCGGCGGCTGGTCTCCAGCACCGACCACAACTGGCTGCGGGTGGAGCTGTGGGAGACGCCCACCCCCGACACCACCGGTGCTCTCGCGTCGCAGGAGCCTCCGGGCGTGGCGCAGTGA
- a CDS encoding cation:proton antiporter, whose product MTLPVPPELVLLLLLLVVGLSAALSERLRVASPLLLVALGAAVAALPGVPAVQVEPELVLSGILPPLLYAAAVQLPAMGFRRDASAISGLSVALVLLSAVSVGALLSWLLGVGFWWGVALGAVVSPTDAVATSIVKGLGASPRAVALLEGEGLLNDATALVLLRTAVAVAAAGTALGTTDPSVGSAVGDFAWAVALAVVVGLVVGHLDLVVRRRLDDPAAGTLVSFAVPFAASLPVEHLGGSGLVAAVVAGLVTNHHAPRVLTPRARLSDSQTWRSASLLLEGGIFLLMGLELPAVLEAVAADPDTAGGVGELGLGRAALVAAAALAAVLAVRALFVAGLLALSHRRRDRRQLARERFSAVARRFEDRTPAEVAAAITARRALDGPAGRVRGGLRRGGLRGAWRAAQRRPVTEEAVSRITTRLRRVRADLDYLLDEPLGWREGVVVVWAGMRGAVTVAAAQTLPEDAPQRELLVLVAYLVAAGSLLLQGLTLRRVVLAVGSTRPRGEAEVAEQQAALVQLVADAGRAAVVPDGTPPRQARLLQLRAQRDALLDARDEGSFDAEALSRALDVVDADEISLTLRDGGAH is encoded by the coding sequence GTGACGCTGCCGGTCCCGCCCGAGCTCGTCCTGCTGCTCCTGCTGCTGGTGGTGGGCCTGTCCGCCGCCCTGTCCGAGCGGCTGCGCGTGGCCTCACCCCTGCTGCTGGTGGCGCTGGGCGCGGCGGTCGCGGCGCTGCCGGGGGTCCCGGCGGTCCAGGTGGAGCCCGAGCTGGTGCTCTCGGGGATCCTCCCGCCGCTGCTGTACGCGGCGGCCGTCCAGCTGCCCGCGATGGGCTTCCGGCGCGACGCCTCCGCCATCAGCGGGCTCTCGGTGGCCCTCGTCCTCCTCAGCGCCGTCTCCGTGGGCGCTCTGCTCAGCTGGCTGCTCGGCGTGGGCTTCTGGTGGGGCGTGGCCCTCGGGGCCGTCGTGTCCCCCACGGACGCGGTGGCGACGTCGATCGTCAAGGGGCTGGGCGCCTCCCCGCGGGCGGTGGCCCTGCTGGAGGGCGAGGGGCTCCTCAACGACGCGACGGCCCTGGTGCTGCTGCGCACCGCCGTCGCCGTCGCCGCCGCGGGGACGGCGCTGGGCACGACCGACCCGTCGGTCGGCTCGGCCGTCGGGGACTTCGCGTGGGCGGTGGCGCTCGCCGTCGTCGTGGGTCTCGTGGTGGGCCACCTCGACCTGGTGGTGCGCCGGCGGCTGGACGACCCCGCCGCCGGCACGCTCGTGTCGTTCGCGGTGCCCTTCGCCGCCTCGCTGCCGGTGGAGCACCTGGGCGGCTCCGGGCTCGTCGCGGCCGTGGTGGCGGGGCTGGTGACCAACCACCACGCGCCCCGCGTCCTCACGCCGCGGGCACGGCTGTCGGACTCCCAGACCTGGCGCTCGGCGTCGCTGCTGCTGGAGGGCGGCATCTTCCTGCTCATGGGGCTGGAGCTGCCGGCGGTGCTCGAGGCGGTGGCCGCCGACCCCGACACGGCCGGCGGGGTCGGGGAGCTCGGGCTGGGGCGCGCGGCCCTCGTCGCCGCGGCCGCCCTCGCCGCCGTCCTGGCGGTCCGCGCGCTGTTCGTGGCGGGCCTGCTCGCGCTGTCGCACCGGCGTCGCGACCGCCGGCAGCTCGCGCGGGAGCGGTTCAGCGCCGTCGCGCGGCGCTTCGAGGACCGCACCCCGGCGGAGGTGGCCGCCGCCATCACCGCGCGCCGGGCCCTCGACGGCCCCGCGGGGCGCGTGCGGGGCGGCCTGCGGCGGGGCGGTCTGAGGGGGGCGTGGCGGGCGGCGCAGCGCCGCCCCGTCACCGAGGAGGCCGTCTCGAGGATCACCACCCGGCTGCGGCGCGTGCGGGCCGACCTCGACTACCTGCTCGACGAGCCCCTCGGGTGGCGCGAGGGCGTGGTGGTGGTCTGGGCGGGCATGCGCGGCGCCGTCACGGTGGCCGCGGCGCAGACGCTCCCGGAGGACGCCCCGCAGCGCGAGCTGCTGGTGCTGGTGGCCTACCTGGTGGCCGCCGGGTCCCTGCTGCTGCAGGGCCTCACGCTGCGCCGGGTGGTGCTGGCCGTCGGGTCCACGCGCCCGCGCGGCGAGGCGGAGGTGGCGGAGCAGCAGGCGGCGCTGGTGCAGCTGGTCGCCGACGCGGGACGCGCCGCCGTGGTGCCGGACGGCACCCCGCCGCGGCAGGCCCGGCTGCTGCAGCTGCGCGCCCAGCGCGACGCGCTGCTGGACGCCCGCGACGAGGGCTCGTTCGACGCCGAGGCGCTCTCCCGCGCCCTCGACGTGGTGGACGCCGACGAGATCAGCCTGACCCTGCGCGACGGCGGCGCGCACTGA
- a CDS encoding glycoside hydrolase domain-containing protein, with protein sequence MFTEIDPFVGTAATRLPAPRGLAAAWWWPKPQVGNTHPGATSPLGMVSACAYSGAYPTGYGQYDKSLEGLPSEVFASLQASGFTHFQQSGTGAIRKYYNYLRVTPMVQPLDDLGQSWDLSEEVAEAGYYAATLDSGIRCELTVGPKTAVHRYTFPAHRSARVVVDASCGGLAIEHGRTVPLRAQVENLGQGRAQGTIVVEGVPLSFALEVDTDVPGLSGPARHSAPWRPMLWHDRRLIEGGTRLDFDRIRQTTLRPFGLLFMGPARAGQTVEVRIGFSLRGVEQARANLEAERASRLPGAPGEPVFDAVRERTRASWADHVGRVAVEGGTPARRTVMATATYHSLIKPCIADDESPFWPSDGPFAFDISTMWDIYKTQVPLLAAIAPGRAADLLESLIRVSEEEGNFPIGYRMARGADRFFRQASALAHTALADAHAVDLAPIDWSWALVHMDDDLRRGYGEMFIDNGVVHPISHTLDLAFAHHCTAKVARAVGDHRLAEDLAARSLRWVNAFDASTGLLRDSEFYEGGKWNYSFRLLHDMAGRIALAGGDAAFTGMLDSFFGFGAPAVRQPGLRPNAAEMAAGYALNRFEGLNNEPDMEAPWAYHWAGRPDRTAQVVHAALTHQFGTGRGGLPGNDDSGGLSSWYVWASLGLFPVAGLDLFLLSAPSFERAVLSVPDGELVVEAVGHREQPISSDDRFDPDAPAASAAASSRPQHLLSATLDGEPLPGPHLSMARVHRGGRLVLHLGDEPNGYGRAVRPPSPAARPR encoded by the coding sequence ATCTTCACCGAGATCGATCCCTTCGTCGGGACCGCGGCTACCCGGTTGCCGGCGCCACGCGGTCTGGCTGCTGCGTGGTGGTGGCCCAAGCCGCAGGTGGGCAACACCCACCCCGGCGCGACCAGTCCGCTGGGCATGGTCAGCGCCTGCGCCTACTCCGGCGCCTACCCCACGGGGTACGGCCAGTACGACAAGAGCCTCGAGGGGCTGCCCAGCGAGGTCTTCGCCTCGCTGCAGGCCTCCGGCTTCACGCACTTCCAGCAGTCGGGCACCGGCGCCATCCGCAAGTACTACAACTACCTGCGGGTCACGCCGATGGTGCAGCCCCTGGACGACCTCGGGCAGAGCTGGGACCTGTCCGAGGAGGTCGCCGAGGCCGGCTACTACGCCGCCACGCTCGACTCCGGCATCCGCTGCGAGCTGACCGTCGGGCCCAAGACCGCGGTCCACCGGTACACGTTCCCCGCGCACCGCTCGGCGCGCGTCGTCGTCGACGCCTCCTGCGGCGGCCTGGCCATCGAGCACGGCCGGACCGTCCCCCTGCGGGCCCAGGTCGAGAACCTCGGCCAGGGCCGCGCGCAGGGCACCATCGTGGTGGAGGGCGTTCCGCTCTCCTTCGCCCTCGAGGTCGACACCGACGTGCCGGGGCTGTCGGGCCCCGCGCGGCACTCCGCGCCGTGGCGCCCGATGCTCTGGCACGACCGCCGGCTCATCGAGGGCGGCACCCGGCTCGACTTCGACAGGATCCGCCAGACCACGCTGCGCCCGTTCGGCCTGCTCTTCATGGGTCCCGCCCGCGCGGGCCAGACCGTGGAGGTGCGGATCGGCTTCTCGCTGCGCGGGGTGGAGCAGGCCCGGGCCAACCTCGAGGCCGAGCGGGCCTCGCGGCTGCCCGGCGCCCCGGGCGAGCCGGTCTTCGACGCCGTCCGCGAGCGCACCCGGGCCAGCTGGGCCGACCACGTGGGCCGGGTGGCGGTGGAGGGCGGCACCCCCGCGCGCCGCACGGTCATGGCGACGGCGACCTACCACTCGCTCATCAAGCCGTGCATCGCCGACGACGAGAGCCCGTTCTGGCCCTCGGACGGCCCCTTCGCGTTCGACATCTCCACGATGTGGGACATCTACAAGACCCAGGTGCCGCTGCTCGCGGCGATCGCGCCCGGGCGGGCGGCGGACCTGCTGGAGTCGCTCATCAGGGTCAGCGAGGAGGAGGGCAACTTCCCCATCGGCTACCGGATGGCCCGCGGCGCGGACAGGTTCTTCCGGCAGGCGAGCGCGCTGGCGCACACGGCCCTGGCCGACGCGCACGCGGTGGACCTCGCCCCGATCGACTGGTCGTGGGCGCTGGTGCACATGGACGACGACCTGCGCCGCGGCTACGGCGAGATGTTCATCGACAACGGCGTGGTGCACCCGATCTCGCACACCCTCGACCTGGCCTTCGCCCACCACTGCACCGCGAAGGTGGCGCGGGCCGTGGGCGACCACCGCCTCGCGGAGGACCTCGCGGCGCGCTCGCTGCGGTGGGTGAACGCCTTCGACGCGAGCACCGGGCTGCTGCGCGACTCGGAGTTCTACGAGGGCGGCAAGTGGAACTACTCGTTCCGGCTGCTCCACGACATGGCGGGCCGGATCGCGCTGGCCGGCGGCGACGCGGCGTTCACGGGGATGCTCGACAGCTTCTTCGGGTTCGGGGCACCGGCGGTGCGCCAGCCCGGGCTGCGCCCGAACGCCGCGGAGATGGCCGCGGGCTACGCCCTCAACCGGTTCGAGGGCCTCAACAACGAGCCCGACATGGAGGCCCCGTGGGCCTACCACTGGGCGGGCCGGCCCGACCGCACCGCGCAGGTGGTGCACGCGGCGCTCACCCACCAGTTCGGGACCGGCCGCGGCGGGCTGCCCGGCAACGACGACTCCGGCGGCCTGTCGTCCTGGTACGTGTGGGCCTCCCTGGGCCTGTTCCCGGTGGCCGGGCTCGACCTGTTCCTGCTGTCGGCGCCCTCCTTCGAGCGGGCCGTGCTGTCCGTCCCCGACGGCGAGCTGGTCGTGGAGGCGGTCGGTCACCGCGAGCAGCCCATCAGCTCTGACGATCGGTTCGACCCCGACGCCCCGGCCGCGTCGGCGGCCGCGTCGTCCAGACCGCAGCACCTGCTGTCGGCGACGCTCGACGGCGAGCCGCTGCCCGGACCGCACCTGTCGATGGCGCGGGTGCACCGCGGCGGACGGCTGGTGCTCCACCTCGGTGACGAGCCGAACGGCTACGGGCGCGCCGTGCGGCCGCCCTCGCCGGCCGCACGGCCCCGCTGA